A part of Solicola gregarius genomic DNA contains:
- a CDS encoding tartrate dehydrogenase has product MTTHSIAVIPGDGIGKEVMPEGLRAVEAAARTHDVSVDFTEFDFASAEYYEKHGEMLPSDWYDVLEGFDAILFGAVGWPDVVPDHVSLWGSLLQFRRGFDQYVNLRPCRLLPGVPSPLAGREPGDIDFVVVRENTEGEYSSIGGRMFEGTDREFVVQETVMTRVGVDRVVTYAFELAQRREAKHLTSATKSNGISISMPYWDERVAEIGARYPDVDRDQFHIDILAANFVLRPGHFDVVVASNLFGDILSDLGPACTGTIGVAPSANINPERAHPSLFEPVHGSAPDIAGKGVANPVGQIWSAAMMLEHLGHAAAGQSILDSIESVLAERSADVVTPDLGGAGTTTSLGAAITERIG; this is encoded by the coding sequence ATGACGACCCACTCCATCGCAGTCATTCCCGGCGACGGCATCGGCAAGGAGGTCATGCCCGAGGGCCTCCGCGCGGTCGAGGCGGCCGCGCGTACGCATGACGTCTCGGTCGACTTCACCGAGTTCGACTTCGCGTCCGCCGAGTACTACGAGAAGCACGGCGAGATGCTCCCGTCGGACTGGTACGACGTGCTCGAGGGCTTCGACGCCATCCTGTTCGGCGCGGTCGGCTGGCCGGACGTCGTACCCGACCACGTCTCCTTGTGGGGCAGCCTCCTGCAGTTCAGGCGAGGCTTCGACCAGTACGTCAACCTGCGCCCGTGCCGGCTACTGCCGGGAGTGCCGAGTCCGCTCGCCGGGCGCGAGCCCGGAGACATCGACTTCGTCGTCGTACGCGAGAACACCGAGGGTGAGTACTCCAGCATCGGCGGCAGGATGTTCGAGGGCACCGACCGCGAGTTCGTCGTACAGGAGACCGTCATGACCCGCGTGGGTGTCGACCGCGTTGTGACGTACGCCTTCGAGCTCGCGCAACGCCGCGAGGCGAAGCATCTGACCTCGGCGACCAAGAGCAACGGCATCTCGATCTCCATGCCGTACTGGGACGAGCGGGTTGCCGAGATCGGCGCCCGCTATCCCGACGTCGACCGCGACCAGTTCCACATCGACATCCTCGCGGCGAACTTCGTACTGCGCCCCGGCCACTTCGACGTCGTCGTCGCCAGCAACCTGTTCGGCGACATCCTCTCGGATCTCGGCCCCGCATGCACCGGCACCATCGGGGTGGCCCCCAGCGCGAACATCAACCCCGAGCGGGCGCACCCCAGCCTGTTCGAGCCGGTGCACGGTTCGGCACCGGACATCGCCGGCAAGGGCGTCGCGAACCCCGTCGGACAGATCTGGAGCGCCGCAATGATGTTGGAGCACCTCGGGCACGCCGCTGCCGGTCAGTCGATCCTGGACTCCATCGAGTCGGTGCTCGCCGAGCGCTCAGCCGACGTCGTCACGCCCGATCTCGGCGGCGCCGGTACGACCACGTCGCTCGGCGCAGCCATCACCGAACGAATCGGCTGA
- a CDS encoding SRPBCC family protein translates to MRSRHLSLVVNRSPEHVSAFASDPENLPKWAAGLAQSDVTRDGDSLLADSPMGRVRFTFVPPNDHGVLDHDVTLPSGETVNNPFRVIAHPEGSELIFTLRDRDRTNEEFDRDTDMVRADLERLKALLER, encoded by the coding sequence ATGCGCAGTCGTCACCTCAGCCTGGTTGTCAACAGATCGCCAGAACACGTGTCTGCATTCGCGTCCGACCCCGAGAACCTCCCGAAGTGGGCGGCGGGATTGGCGCAGAGCGACGTCACGAGGGACGGCGACTCGCTCCTCGCCGACTCCCCGATGGGGCGCGTCCGCTTCACCTTCGTGCCACCGAACGACCACGGCGTACTCGACCACGACGTGACCTTGCCGTCGGGGGAGACCGTGAACAACCCGTTCCGGGTCATCGCGCATCCCGAGGGGTCCGAGTTGATCTTCACCCTTCGGGACCGCGACCGGACAAACGAGGAGTTCGATCGCGACACCGACATGGTGCGTGCGGATCTGGAACGTCTGAAAGCGCTGCTCGAGCGGTGA